Proteins co-encoded in one Artemia franciscana chromosome 10, ASM3288406v1, whole genome shotgun sequence genomic window:
- the LOC136032130 gene encoding uncharacterized protein LOC136032130: protein MKYILLVALYITAVLAKSNNPKEPTIDFQEVKRGLTANRDGSSFDDPSYRLRREASESEAPVEEDLKGAETHHYSYYPYHYYGHYYPTYSYSYPYYGYAPYSYGHRRYWG from the exons ATGAAATAT attctgcTTGTTGCCCTTTATATCACAGCAGTATTAGCCAAATCAAATAATCCAAAGGAACCGACTATTGATTTTCAAGAAGTGAAAAGAGGGTTAACAGCTAACAGAGATGGTTCTTCCTTTGATGATCCTAGTTACAGGCTGAGAAGAGAAGCATCTGAATCGGAAGCTCCTGTCGAAGAAGATCTGAAAGGAGCAGAAACTCATCACTATAGCTATTATCCTTATCATTATTATGGTCATTATTACCCAACATATAGTTATTCTTATCCATATTATGGATACGCTCCGTACAGCTATGGTCACAGACGGTATTGGGGCTAG